A genomic stretch from Marinimicrobium sp. C6131 includes:
- a CDS encoding VRR-NUC domain-containing protein — translation MTLTFTPASLDDPLYYLRNFDWVLGWVRQRYGDVLPPAERGFIDQALALPEASRGLLVRMVMRKGDLFRPETLNYPELAPFSDAAAPLQEARWLVEDPEVSLETLFRLLTWPSLKTLLRSTLNAHGIPPSARKGEALAILLGEPESGDLMPRPASGWGLSPQAFVQLTVMPQCDRLRWLFFGNGYQDWSEFVLTELGLYQYEPVIFDERSRPVHRRTELETFWRLLECRQQWHQDESPEAILEQLPPEPEDQPWLARHYHRLLFKMARHWERTGELERARNGYQRSSYPGARGRLLRVLERLGQHRAAFELAQVAQQSPESEAERQQLERLVPRLRRTLTGERQRRAAPPEVAEVHLTLPQAASVERAVATHLSTPETPVYYAENTLLTGLFGLLMWDAVFEPLPGAFFHPFQRGPADLYWPDFVERRAARFDTLMALLNSGEYRATILENFERKAGRQSPFVAWGALDREQLTLALECIPASHLTLCFQRFLQDLKANCAGLPDLIRFWPRERRYHLLEVKGPGDRLQDNQKRWLAFFQQHQMPVSVCYVRWSDNADD, via the coding sequence GCGGCCTGTTGGTGCGGATGGTGATGCGCAAGGGGGATCTGTTCCGACCGGAGACGCTCAATTACCCGGAACTCGCCCCATTTTCCGACGCCGCCGCCCCGCTGCAAGAGGCCCGCTGGCTGGTTGAGGACCCGGAGGTCAGCCTGGAAACGCTGTTCCGACTGCTTACCTGGCCGTCACTGAAAACCCTGTTGAGAAGCACTCTGAACGCCCACGGTATACCGCCCAGCGCCCGTAAGGGCGAGGCGCTGGCGATTCTGCTGGGCGAGCCGGAGTCCGGGGACCTGATGCCGCGGCCGGCGTCCGGTTGGGGGTTATCGCCACAGGCGTTCGTTCAACTGACCGTCATGCCTCAATGCGACCGGCTGCGCTGGTTGTTCTTTGGTAATGGCTATCAGGACTGGTCCGAGTTTGTACTGACCGAACTGGGCCTGTATCAATACGAGCCGGTCATTTTTGATGAGCGCTCCCGACCGGTGCATCGACGCACCGAACTGGAGACCTTCTGGCGACTGCTCGAGTGCCGCCAACAGTGGCACCAGGACGAGTCGCCAGAGGCGATTCTTGAGCAATTGCCGCCCGAGCCGGAGGACCAGCCCTGGCTGGCCCGTCACTACCACCGCCTGCTGTTCAAAATGGCCCGTCACTGGGAGCGCACCGGGGAGCTGGAACGGGCCCGGAACGGCTACCAGCGCTCGAGCTATCCCGGGGCTCGCGGCCGGTTGCTGCGCGTGCTGGAACGCCTGGGACAACACCGGGCGGCGTTCGAGTTGGCGCAGGTGGCGCAACAGTCGCCGGAAAGCGAAGCCGAACGACAACAACTGGAGCGACTGGTGCCCCGATTAAGGCGCACCCTGACCGGCGAGCGCCAACGCCGCGCGGCGCCTCCCGAGGTGGCGGAAGTGCATTTGACGCTGCCCCAGGCGGCATCGGTGGAGCGGGCGGTCGCCACCCACTTGAGCACCCCGGAGACACCGGTGTACTACGCCGAAAACACCTTACTGACCGGGTTGTTCGGTTTACTGATGTGGGACGCGGTGTTCGAGCCACTGCCGGGGGCTTTTTTTCACCCCTTCCAACGGGGCCCGGCGGACCTCTACTGGCCGGATTTCGTCGAGCGCCGCGCGGCCCGCTTCGATACCCTGATGGCGCTGCTGAACAGCGGCGAGTACCGGGCGACCATTCTGGAGAATTTCGAGCGCAAGGCGGGGCGGCAGTCCCCCTTTGTTGCCTGGGGCGCACTGGACCGGGAACAGTTGACTCTGGCACTGGAGTGTATTCCCGCCTCGCACCTGACCCTGTGCTTTCAGCGTTTCCTGCAGGATCTCAAAGCCAACTGCGCCGGGCTACCGGACCTGATCCGGTTCTGGCCCCGCGAACGCCGCTATCATCTGCTGGAGGTCAAAGGCCCCGGGGACCGTTTGCAGGACAATCAGAAGCGCTGGCTGGCATTTTTTCAGCAACATCAGATGCCCGTCTCGGTGTGTTACGTACGCTGGAGTGACAACGCGGATGACTGA
- a CDS encoding ATP-dependent DNA helicase, protein MTDTSYTVSVRALCEFTAKRGSLDMRFTPSPSAREGVEGHLWVTRRRPDHYRAEVPLKGHYNNLTVRGRADGYDPEQGRLEEIKTFRGSLDLIPDNHRALHWAQAKVYGALLCEMEGLESIELALVYFDIVRQEEHHLTEHWSADKLKAEFEIQCEAFILWAEQELAHRERRNLAAMELQFPYVEFRSGQRPLAEAVYQSAATGRCLLAEAPTGTGKTLGTLFPLIKALATQSLDKVFFLTAKTPGRQLALDALQTLDLPELRTLELVAREKSCEHPDKACHGDSCPLAKGFYDRLPEARQAAARERCLNQARLREIALAHELCPYYLSQEMARWSDVIIGDYNYYFDQSAMLFALTQTHQWRTALLVDEAHNLIERARGMYSAELDQQRFRRTKKQAPKALKSRLESLNRSWNEFNQSLPEGRDTILQSEPPEALIGQLQLTAAAITDYLAEHPFALDSELMQFYFDALQFLRIAELFDERDFLCDIEWRRPPQGNVRRGARRGTVINPRNLIPAAQLKPRFEGSHSATLFSATLNPARYYCDLLGLPDNSVAMAMPSPFSADQLTVHTHRQLSTRYHDRAQSIAPIADLIAEQYHRQTGNYLAFFSSYDYLQQVHEHLDVHYPDVPTWAQERKMNEAARAAFLAAFQEHSSGVGFAVLGGAFGEGIDLPGKRLIGAFVATLGLPQMNPTNNALKQRLEEQFGQGYDYAYLYPGLRKVVQAAGRVIRGEGDTGVIHLIDDRFAQPGIRRLLPDWWALEQ, encoded by the coding sequence ATGACTGACACATCCTATACCGTCTCCGTTCGGGCTCTGTGCGAGTTCACCGCCAAGCGCGGCAGCCTGGACATGCGTTTTACGCCGTCACCCAGCGCCCGGGAGGGCGTGGAAGGGCACCTGTGGGTGACCCGTCGCCGTCCGGACCACTACCGGGCGGAAGTGCCCCTCAAGGGCCATTACAACAACCTGACCGTGCGGGGCAGGGCGGACGGCTATGATCCCGAGCAGGGGCGCCTGGAAGAAATCAAGACCTTTCGCGGGAGCCTCGACTTGATTCCCGACAATCATCGGGCCCTGCACTGGGCGCAAGCCAAAGTCTACGGGGCGCTTTTGTGCGAAATGGAGGGACTTGAATCGATCGAGTTGGCGTTGGTGTATTTCGACATCGTCCGGCAAGAGGAGCACCACCTGACCGAACACTGGTCGGCGGACAAGCTGAAGGCCGAGTTCGAAATTCAGTGCGAGGCCTTTATCCTCTGGGCCGAACAGGAACTCGCGCACCGGGAGCGACGTAATCTGGCGGCGATGGAGCTCCAGTTTCCGTACGTTGAGTTCCGTTCCGGCCAGCGTCCCCTTGCCGAAGCCGTCTATCAATCCGCCGCCACCGGTCGCTGCCTGCTCGCCGAGGCGCCCACAGGCACCGGAAAAACCCTCGGCACTCTGTTTCCGCTAATCAAAGCCCTGGCCACCCAGTCGCTGGATAAAGTGTTTTTCCTCACGGCCAAAACCCCCGGTCGCCAACTGGCTCTGGACGCTTTACAGACATTGGATTTGCCGGAGCTCAGAACGCTGGAACTGGTGGCTCGGGAAAAAAGCTGTGAACACCCGGATAAAGCCTGCCATGGCGATTCCTGCCCACTGGCAAAGGGCTTTTACGATCGTCTGCCCGAGGCGCGTCAAGCCGCCGCGCGGGAACGCTGCCTGAATCAGGCGCGGTTGCGCGAGATTGCCCTTGCCCATGAGCTGTGTCCCTATTATCTGAGTCAGGAGATGGCCCGCTGGAGCGACGTCATCATCGGTGATTACAACTACTATTTCGACCAGAGTGCCATGCTTTTCGCGCTGACCCAGACCCACCAATGGCGCACCGCGCTGTTAGTGGATGAGGCTCACAACCTGATTGAACGCGCCCGGGGCATGTACTCGGCGGAGCTGGATCAACAGCGCTTCCGACGCACCAAAAAGCAGGCGCCGAAAGCGCTGAAATCCCGCCTGGAGTCACTCAACCGCAGTTGGAACGAGTTCAATCAATCCTTGCCGGAGGGGCGGGACACCATTTTGCAGAGTGAACCGCCGGAAGCGCTGATCGGTCAACTGCAACTGACCGCGGCGGCGATCACCGATTACCTCGCCGAGCATCCCTTTGCCCTGGACAGCGAACTGATGCAATTTTATTTCGACGCGCTGCAGTTCCTGAGAATCGCCGAACTGTTTGATGAGCGTGATTTTCTGTGCGACATCGAATGGCGCAGGCCGCCCCAAGGAAACGTCCGCCGCGGGGCGCGCCGGGGAACAGTCATCAACCCACGCAACCTGATTCCCGCCGCCCAACTCAAGCCCCGGTTCGAGGGCAGCCACAGCGCGACGCTGTTTTCCGCAACCCTGAACCCGGCGCGCTATTACTGCGATTTGCTGGGCCTGCCGGACAACTCCGTGGCGATGGCCATGCCGTCCCCCTTCAGCGCGGACCAGTTGACTGTTCATACTCACCGCCAACTGTCCACCCGCTACCATGACCGCGCGCAATCCATTGCACCCATCGCCGATCTTATTGCTGAGCAATATCACCGGCAGACGGGAAATTATCTCGCGTTTTTCAGCAGCTACGACTATCTGCAACAGGTGCACGAACACCTGGATGTCCATTACCCCGACGTCCCCACCTGGGCACAGGAACGGAAAATGAACGAAGCCGCTCGCGCCGCGTTTCTCGCCGCTTTTCAGGAACACAGCAGCGGTGTCGGGTTTGCGGTACTGGGCGGCGCCTTCGGGGAAGGTATCGATCTTCCCGGCAAACGACTGATCGGCGCTTTTGTCGCAACACTCGGACTACCCCAAATGAATCCGACCAACAATGCGCTTAAGCAGCGGCTGGAAGAACAGTTCGGCCAGGGCTACGACTACGCCTACCTGTACCCCGGCCTGCGCAAAGTGGTGCAGGCCGCGGGCCGCGTGATCCGCGGAGAGGGCGATACCGGCGTGATACATCTGATTGACGACCGCTTCGCCCAACCGGGCATTCGCCGTCTGTTACCCGACTGGTGGGCATTGGAGCAGTAG